A single genomic interval of Lathyrus oleraceus cultivar Zhongwan6 chromosome 7, CAAS_Psat_ZW6_1.0, whole genome shotgun sequence harbors:
- the LOC127101593 gene encoding uncharacterized protein LOC127101593: MTYLSHSHFLTPISFCTLPKTPISLFSFHTTFPFSTLSPPRFTSLPNRSLSHPVPHFTAAEFSGSVDDDDELVELPEESELDHQVDDSDDEDVDVIALEQEAKEVVLEYSTSLSRILTIEDESSDAKETDKKSKRNKPERKIIPDNLLPRIAIVGRPNVGKSALFNRLVGGNKAIVVDEPGVTRDRLYGRSYWGDHEFMVVDTGGVITVSKSQSTVMEDLDITTTIGMDGIPLASREAAVARMPSMIEKQAIAAVEESSVIVFLVDGQAGLIAADVEIADWLRKNYSNKRIILAVNKCESPRKRIMQASEFWALGFEPIPVSAISGTGTGELLDLVCSGIQKVEEPENLVEEEDYVPAISIVGRPNVGKSSILNALVGEDRTIVSPISGTTRDAIDTEFIGADGQKFRLIDTAGIRKRTTVASAGSTTEALSVNRAFRAIRRSDVVALVIEALACITEQDYKIAERIEKEGKGCVIVVNKWDTIPDKNHQTALHYEQDVREKLRLLNWAPVVYSTALAGHNVDKIIVAASEVEKERSRRLGTSILNQVVQEAVTFKSPPRTRGGKRGRVYYCTQAAIRPPTFVFFVNDAKLFSETYRRFMEKQLRSNAGFPGTPIRLLWRSRKKMEKDEGKKATRSKQNPASYRRKLIPITQ; the protein is encoded by the exons ATGACATATCTTTCCCACTCACACTTTCTCACCCCCATCTCTTTCTGCACCCTCCCTAAAACCCCAATCTCCCTTTTCTCATTTCACACCACCTTCCCCTTTTCCACGCTTTCTCCACCGAGATTTACCTCACTCCCTAACCGGAGCCTCTCCCACCCCGTTCCGCACTTCACCGCCGCCGAATTCTCAGGCTCCGTCGACGACGACGACGAATTGGTTGAACTGCCAGAGGAATCAGAATTAGACCATCAGGTTGATGATTCCGACGACGAAGATGTTGATGTCATCGCGCTCGAGCAAGAAGCAAAGGAAGTTGTACTGGAGTATTCAACCTCTCTATCTCGCATTTTGACTATAG AAGATGAGAGTAGTGATGCCAAGGAAACGGATAAAAAATCCAAGAGGAATAAACCGGAGAGAAAAATT ATCCCTGACAATCTTCTCCCAAGGATTGCTATTGTTGGAAGACCGAATGTTGGCAAGTCAGCGTTATTTAACCGTCTCGTTGGG GGCAATAAGGCAATTGTGGTGGATGAACCCGGGGTTACGAGGGATCGTTTATATGGCCGGTCATATTGGGGAGACCATGAATTCATGGTGGTGGACACTGGGGGTGTTATAACTGTTTCAAAATCACAATCCACTGTTATGGAGGACCTGGATATTACGACGACAATTGGTATGGATGGTATTCCCCTTGCCTCTAGAGAAGCAGCTGTTGCCAGGATGCCATCAATGATTGAGAAACAAGCAATTGCAGCTGTGGAAGAATCATCTGTTATTGTTTTCCTGGTTGATGGTCAG GCAGGTCTAATAGCAGCTGACGTGGAGATTGCTGATTGGCTACGGAAAAACTACTCAAATAAACGTATCATTCTAGCAGTTAACAAGTGTGAATCTCCACGGAAAAGAATTATGCAGGCATCTGAGTTTTGGGCCCTCGG GTTTGAACCAATTCCAGTATCAGCTATATCAGGGACCGGAACTGGAGAGCTTCTTGACCTTGTTTGTTCAGGGATACAGAAAGTTGAG GAGCCAGAGAATCTTGTTGAAGAAGAAGATTATGTTCCAGCAATTTCTATTGTTGGTAGACCAAATGTTGGCAAAAGTAGCATTTTAAATGCACTGGTTGGTGAGGACAGAACAATAGTTAGCCCCATCAGTGGCACTACACGTGATGCTATTGATACTGAATTTATTGGAGCAGATGGCCAG AAGTTCCGTCTTATCGATACTGCTGGAATCAGGAAAAGGACAACTGTAGCCTCAGCAGGAAGTACAACAGAGGCTTTGTCAGTGAATCGAGCATTTCGTGCTATTCGTCGTTCTGATGTTGTTGCTCTTGTCATTGAAGCCTTGGCTTGTATCACGGAGCAG GACTACAAGATAGCTGAAAGGATAGAAAAAGAAGGGAAAGGTTGTGTGATTGTTGTAAACAAGTGGGATACAATACCAGATAAAAACCATCAGACTGCATTACACTATGAACAAGATGTCAGAGAGAAGCTTCGCTTACTTAACTGGGCTCCAGTTGTTTATTCTACTGCTCTAGCTGGCCATAACGTTGACAA GATCATTGTTGCTGCTAGTGAAGTTGAAAAAGAGAGATCAAGAAGACTGGGCACTTCTATATTGAATCAAGTAGTACAGGAAGCGGTAACTTTTAAGTCTCCTCCCAGGACACGAGGTGGAAAAAGAGGGCGTGTATACTATTGCACTCAG GCTGCTATAAGGCCGCCTACATTTGTGTTCTTTGTCAATGATGCAAAACTTTTTTCTGAAACTTACCGCCGTTTTATGGAGAAGCAGCTGCGTTCAAATGCGGGATTTCCTGGTACACCCATTCGGCTTTTGTGGCGCAGCagaaaaaaaatggaaaaagatGAAG GAAAAAAGGCGACGCGGTCCAAACAAAATCCTGCTTCATACCGTCGAAAATTGATACCAATTACACAGTAG